TCGCCAGCAGCCAGTACTCCCCCCGGGTGTTGCGCACCTTCCTCCAGGACCGGATCATCCAGGCCACGCTCGGCACGTTCGTGGCCACCTTCCTGTTCGCGATGGTGGTGCTCGCCGCGCTGCCGGCCCGCGAGGAGGCCCGGCTGCCCGAGCTGTCACTCGCGGTGTCGATGGCCCTGGTGCTCGGCAGCACCGGCATGTTCCTCTACTACCTGCACCACATCACGCAGGTCATGCGGGTGTCGCACATCATCACCTCGATCGGCGCGCAGACCCGGGACACCATCGCGGCGCACCTGCCCGAGACCGGGCAGCCGGAGCCGTCGCCCCTCGGTGACGTCGTACAGGTCGTGCGGACCGAGCGCCCGGGCATGGTGGTGACCGTGGACACCGGTCGACTCGCCCGGCTGGCCGCCGGGCACGGCTGCGCGCTCAGCGTCGTACCCGTACCGGGCGACTTCGTCACCGCGGGGGCGCCGCTGCTGCGCGTCCACCGGGTCGGGGACGCGCCCGTCCGGTCGTTGCCGGTCGACCAGCTCGTCGCGGGCGTGACGATCGGCCCGGAACGCTCACCCGGGCAGGACGTCGGTTTCGGCTTCCGGCAACTGACCGACATCGCCGAGCGGGCGCTCTCCCCGTCCACCAACGACGTGACCACGGCGACCCGCGCCGTGCAGGAGGCCCACGACCTGCTGCGCCGGCTCGCCACCCGACCCGACGGGGCCCACCTCGTACGGGACGACTCCGGGACGGTCCGGGTACGCGTCGACCGGCTCCCCTTCGACACGTACCTGGCGATGGTCGTCGACGACGTGCGGGCCGCCGCCGGGGACCAGCCACGGGTCAACCGGCTGCTGGACGCGGTGCTGACCGACCTGGCGTCCGTCGCCCTGCCGGCCCATCTGGGGGCGGTGCTACGTCGGACGGGCGGCGGTCAGTCGCCGAGCAGGCCGGCGTGACCGGCCAGGGCGGCGGCCTCGGCCCGGCTGCCCACCCGCAGTTTGCGCAGCAGCGCGGCGGTCATCCGCTTCACGGTGCGCTCCGAGACGTGCAGGTGCTCACCGATGTCGACGGTGCCGTACCCGGAGGCGATCAGGCGGAGCAGGTTCCGCTCGTCCGGGTCGAGGTCGACGGCGGGCACGTGGGTCGGCCGCAGCAGGCTGCGTAACAGCTCACCCGGCAGGACGGCCCACCCTTCCAGGATGGCCAGCAGCGGCGGCAGCAGCTCCTCCGGCTCGGCGGTCTTCGGCAGGAATCCCTCGGCCCCGGCGCGCAGGGCCGCCAGGGCCGGCGCCGGATCGTCCGCGCCGGACATGGCGACCACCCGTACCCGGGGACTGGTCCGCCGGATCGCGGCGACCGCCCGGACGCCGCCGGGCGGAGGCATGTGCAGGTCGATCAGCGCCACCTCGGGCTGGCACCGGCTGACCAGGGACGCGGCCGACGAGGC
The sequence above is a segment of the Micromonospora sp. WMMD882 genome. Coding sequences within it:
- a CDS encoding DUF2254 domain-containing protein, which encodes MKPVRRMSARLAEVRASFWLVPALFAVGAVGAAIGLSLLELQLDIAVDWLLPSGPAGARSLLSSIITAMISFTALVFSITVVALQLASSQYSPRVLRTFLQDRIIQATLGTFVATFLFAMVVLAALPAREEARLPELSLAVSMALVLGSTGMFLYYLHHITQVMRVSHIITSIGAQTRDTIAAHLPETGQPEPSPLGDVVQVVRTERPGMVVTVDTGRLARLAAGHGCALSVVPVPGDFVTAGAPLLRVHRVGDAPVRSLPVDQLVAGVTIGPERSPGQDVGFGFRQLTDIAERALSPSTNDVTTATRAVQEAHDLLRRLATRPDGAHLVRDDSGTVRVRVDRLPFDTYLAMVVDDVRAAAGDQPRVNRLLDAVLTDLASVALPAHLGAVLRRTGGGQSPSRPA
- a CDS encoding response regulator transcription factor; amino-acid sequence: MPAPAVLRLVVVDDHPLFARGLALLLPAATQGRTEVVGSTGDASSAASLVSRCQPEVALIDLHMPPPGGVRAVAAIRRTSPRVRVVAMSGADDPAPALAALRAGAEGFLPKTAEPEELLPPLLAILEGWAVLPGELLRSLLRPTHVPAVDLDPDERNLLRLIASGYGTVDIGEHLHVSERTVKRMTAALLRKLRVGSRAEAAALAGHAGLLGD